The sequence CCGCGTTTCCCCGAGCAGGAGCACGGCGGCTCCGAGCCGGTCCGACGCGACGGCATGATGAAGCGCTTCCCGACAGACCTGCGCCGAGAACTGCACTCCCGACGCCAGCAGGCTCGCAAGCGCCGCGTCCGCGCGCTGCTCGGCGTGCGGCACGTCGCCGGCCCGCAGCGCCAGCACCAGCCACTCGCCAGACGCCCACGTCACGATGTGCTTTCCGTTGACCACCGCGCCGGCACGCTCGGGCGGAAACGCATCCAGCCGCCCAACCCCGACCGCGACAATCTCGTCCAGCGCGCGCGGCAAGGGCTCGACTTCAGCGCTACATGACGAGCCCCCAGCCAACCCACAGGACAGTAGTAGCCTCTTCAGTCGCTGCTGCATTTGCAGTGCCTCCGTCCCCAATCCCGAAGCTCTGATGAACTTGAACCGCGCGGATCGAATGACTCGGGGTCCATTGGCGAATAGACATACCAGTTGTTGAAGGTACTGAAATGCTCTTGGACCGGCACTCCAATGCACAAAAACACCTGCCCCTCGCCTTGCTTCGTCCACCAAGTCGCCACGTGACTCGCAGTCACAACAGAGCGATTGCCCGCCCGATCAACGCAGTCGTATTGGCATGTGATCGTCACTTGCTTCGCGCCCGGTGGCCACCATTGCCTCGGCACTTCAAGAGGATCCTCCGCATATCTCTTGGTCTGTGTTCTTGCCTTGCAAGCGCACAGCCCCAGCGGGTCCGAATACCTAATCGGCGCATTACCCACATAGCCAAACATACTCACCCCACCCCTCAACCCCACCGGATCACTCTCCACATACCGCCCCGTCGCCGGGTCGTAGTCGCGGAAGTAGTTGTAGTGGAGGCCGGACTCGGCGTCCAGGTATTGGCCGGGGAAGCGCAGGTTCAGGGGGAAGGGTTGGCCGTCGGCGTCGGGGTCGTCGTTGGCGGGGTGGGTGCCGAAGGCGGGGCCTTGCAGGTCCCAGGCCCAGACGGCGCGATCCAGTTCTGCGGCGATGGCGCGGCGCGGGGTGCCGAGGTGATCGGGTTCGATCGGGTACGGGCCGCCCTTCTTCAGCACCGCCACCGGCAGCGCGTCGAGCCAGGCGTATTCCTGCAGCACGTTGCCGTCGCCGTCGTACTCACCGAGCAGTTGGCCGCCTTCGGCGTACACGAACAGCGTCGCGCTGCCTGCCTTCGGCGCCGACTTGTGCACGCGCTCACCGCGCGCGTTGTGCGCGTAGGTGGCGACGTCGCGGCCGCCGACGCGGTCCATCTGGCTTCATCAGTCGTCCCCTCCGTCACAGTGGTCCACAGCATGGCTTTCGCCAACTTCTAAGTTCGAGTCCTCGCATCCTTGGTTGAACGTGTACTTCACCGCAATGTTCTCTGTTCCGACAGTTTGCGCAGAAACCGCCGCGAGGGTTCTCTTCCGGAACACGAGCGCCAAGACCGCGCAGGCGAATGTGAGAATCACGATCACCGCAGAAATTTCGGAATCACTCATGGCGACATCTCTCTTCTCCGAGGAGGAACTGAGCAGCACGAAGCCTCCTGCGGAGCTGGATCGTGCTGATCCCGAAGTAGACCGCCAAGTAGGTAGTCAA comes from Lysobacterales bacterium and encodes:
- a CDS encoding RHS repeat-associated core domain-containing protein, producing the protein MDRVGGRDVATYAHNARGERVHKSAPKAGSATLFVYAEGGQLLGEYDGDGNVLQEYAWLDALPVAVLKKGGPYPIEPDHLGTPRRAIAAELDRAVWAWDLQGPAFGTHPANDDPDADGQPFPLNLRFPGQYLDAESGLHYNYFRDYDPATGRYVESDPVGLRGGVSMFGYVGNAPIRYSDPLGLCACKARTQTKRYAEDPLEVPRQWWPPGAKQVTITCQYDCVDRAGNRSVVTASHVATWWTKQGEGQVFLCIGVPVQEHFSTFNNWYVYSPMDPESFDPRGSSSSELRDWGRRHCKCSSD